Proteins encoded together in one Microcaecilia unicolor chromosome 3, aMicUni1.1, whole genome shotgun sequence window:
- the LOC115464370 gene encoding zinc finger protein OZF-like: MENPESQMSEQTRPSVTNPGYRNNSKKLRLGNGQQREEWIQKDPCRDSSDSSAECEHSSSRITAPRVKDRAENRERSNSQDRNSNCCQRLVQTQGRKEGERPFKSADTQEHVSTDRHFVEKDITLHKPKVPYSHTMSRTDKIVDTVTQGKLFKCSEYDTCFSQRINVEQHKMTHPGHKPFKCSECDKSFNQRTSLQRHKVTHTGHKPFKCSECDTCFSRRDYLQYHEMTHTGHKLFKCSECDKSFSQRASLERHKVTHTGHKPFKCSECIKCFSQGATLEWNKVTHIGHKPFETFMTFGTFNHKSTLQSHEITHTGHKPFKCSECDKCFSGSSNLQQHKMTHPGHKPFKCSECDKCFSLKGNLKKHKVTHTGHKPFKCSECDKSFSQRASLERHKVTHTGHKPFKCSECNKSFSYKSTLQSHEMIHTGYKPFKCSECNKSFRQRAHLQQHKIIHTGQKLCFNNFYYNSPQIK; the protein is encoded by the exons ATGGAAAATCCTGAATCACAGATGTCTGAACAGACTCGTCCTTCTGtaacaa ATCCTGGATATAGGAATAATAGTAAGAAACTGAGATTGGGCAATGGACAGCAGAGGGAGGAATGGATACAGAAAGACCCCTGCAGAGATAGCTCAGATTCTTCAGCTGAGTGTGAACACAGCAGCAGTAGAATAACAGCACCCAGGGTGAAAGATAGAGCTGAAAACAGAGAAAGATCAAATTCACAAGATAGAAATTCCAACTGCTGCCAAAGACTTGTACAAACTCAGGGACGAAAAGAAGGTGAGAGACCTTTTAAAAGTGCTGATACTCAGGAACATGTAAGCACAGACCGTCATTTTGTTGAAAAAGACATAACCTTGCATAAGCCCAAGGTTCCTTACTCTCATACTATGAGCAGAACTGACAAAATAGTAGACACTGTCACCCAAGGAAAActgtttaaatgttctgaatatgaTACATGTTTCAGTCAAAGAATCAATGTAGAACAGCATAAAATGACTCACCCAGGACATAAACCAttcaaatgttctgaatgtgataaaagtttcaaTCAGAGAACGTCTCTACAACGGCATAAAGTGACTCACACAGgacacaaaccatttaaatgttctgaatgtgatacaTGTTTCAGTCGAAGAGATTATTTGCAATACCATGAAATGACTCACACAGGACACAAACTAttcaaatgttctgaatgtgataaaagtttcagtcAGAGAGCATCTCTAGAACGGCATAAAGTGACTCACACAGGACACAAACCATTCAAATGTTCTGAATGTATTAAATGTTTCAGTCAGGGAGCAACTCTAGAATGGAATAAAGTGACTCACATAGGACACAAACCGTTTGAAACTTTTATGACATTCGGAACATTTAATCATAAAAGTACTTTGCAAAGCCATGAAATTACTCACACAGGACACAAACCAttcaaatgttctgaatgtgataaatgtttcagtggGAGCTCGAATCTACAACAGCATAAAATGACTCACCCAGGACACAAACCAttcaaatgttctgaatgtgataaatgtttcagtctAAAAGGTAATTTGAAAAAACATAAAGTGACTCACACAGgacacaaaccatttaaatgttctgaatgtgataaaagtttcagtcAGAGAGCATCTCTAGAACGGCATAAAGTGACTCACACAGgacacaaaccatttaaatgttctgaatgtaataaaagtttcagttATAAAAGTACTTTGCAAAGTCATGAAATGATTCACACAGGATACAAACCATTCAAATGttctgaatgtaataaaagtttcaggcAGAGAGCACATCTACAACAGCATAAAATAATTCATACAGGACAGAAactatgtttcaataatttttattataattCTCCACAG ATTAAGTAA